A region from the Eublepharis macularius isolate TG4126 chromosome 13, MPM_Emac_v1.0, whole genome shotgun sequence genome encodes:
- the LOC129341617 gene encoding uncharacterized protein LOC129341617 yields MPEPAYSDSSASTASYPLTHSAQKQRKLSSCNLKRSRFGNPYFGFLTSSPDCNRPRPSDSSKPLNGRSPSNSQSQGSREPLEGAIQLKSNGSKSKELSLEMDKPKAVFVISEEGDDQQPLVLAEHINPYADALPEPNGILHNLGMAAMDERPVGLTVQGEGFSASPSTRREFDLWGQYPRLYRDSSSGCNVYEEQNNYTPVTEPNNSHQTFDTLASHTLCQTSVQ; encoded by the coding sequence ATGCCGGAGCCGGCATACTCAGACTCATCGGCCAGCACCGCATCTTACCCGTTGACACATTCAGCACAAAAACAGCGGAAGCTGAGCAGCTGTAACTTGAAGAGATCCCGCTTCGGAAACccttattttggatttttgacaAGCTCTCCTGACTGTAACCGTCCGAGGCCATCTGATTCCTCAAAGCCTTTGAACGGCAGATCTCCAAGCAACAGCCAAAGCCAGGGATCGAGAGAACCTCTGGAAGGCGCCATCCAACTCAAAAGCAATGGTTCAAAATCCAAGGAGCTCTCCTTGGAAATGGACAAGCCCAAAGCAGTTTTTGTGATTTCTGaagaaggggatgatcaacagcCATTGGTTTTAGCAGAGCACATTAACCCATATGCAGATGCTTTACCTGAGCCTAATGGCATCCTGCACAATCTAGGGATGGCCGCGATGGATGAGCGGCCAGTGGGCCTAACTGTGCAAGGAGAAGGCTTTTCTGCGTCCCCCAGCACCAGGAGAGAatttgatctttgggggcagTACCCTAGATTGTACAGAGATTCCTCCAGTGGCTGCAACGTTTATGAGGAACAAAACAATTACACGCCAGTTACAGAACCCAACAACTCTCATCAGACTTTTGACACCTTAGCCTCTCACACCTTGTGCCAAACTTCAGTTCAGTAA